DNA sequence from the Carnobacterium funditum DSM 5970 genome:
GTAAGGGGAAGAAGAGGATTGGATATCTTAAATGCACTACAAAAAGAAAATGATATGGATGTTGAAATGTACGATGGCGATTTTGAAGATATTACAGAAGTTGATTCGAAATTAATTAAACTTGCAAAACTTTTAGATGGAGTTGTCGTTACAAATGACTATAATTTAAATAAAGTTAGTGAATTTCAAAATGTTCCAGTCCTAAATATCAATGAACTAGCTAATGCGGTGAAACCTGTAGTGATTCCAGGGGAACAAATGACGGTTATGGTTGTTAAAATAGGAACAGAACGTAATCAGGGAGTAGCTTATTTGGATGATGGCACAATGATTGTAGTAGAAGATGGACAATACTTCATGAATAAAACAATTACTGTTGTTGTAACAAGTGCTCTTCAAACAGCTGCTGGCCGTATGATTTTTGCAAAACCAGTACATTCTCAAAAAGGAATCAAAGAAAAAGAATAGGAGCCTTGTGATGAACAAAGACTATGAGCTGATTTTATTGGCGGCCGGTCATGGAAAGCGCATGGGAACTTCGGAAAATAAAGTTTTACTGCCATTATTAGAGAAACCATTGATCGTCTATTCTTTAAGAACTTTTTTAAACGATAATAACTGCTGCCATATTATTATCGTGGCAAAAAAAGACGAAATACCTTTGCTAAAAAAATTAGTTAAAAAAGAAACAACGACCACAACTATTCTTATTACGATTGTGGAAGGTGGGGTTGAACGGCAAGATAGTGTGAGTTGTGGACTGAAAAAGTTAAAAAATCTAAACGGCTTTGTTATGATTCACGATGGGGCCCGACCTTTTGTGGATAGTCGTTCAATCAAAGCCTTAAATGACGTTGTCCATCAGACAAAAGCTGCTGTTTTAGGCGTTCCTGTAAAAGATACGATTAAAAAAGTTGAAAAAAAAATAGTGACAGAAACACTGCCACGCTCTGAGTTATGGCAAGTTCAAACACCTCAAGCGTTCAGTAGTGCTTTAATACTTAAAGCGCATCAAACAGCAAAGGCAGAAGGTTTCTTGGGAACAGATGATGCTTCACTAATTGAGCGTCTCGGTAAACAGGTCGTGATGGTACCAAGCAGTTATGATAATATTAAAATAACAACACCTGAAGATATGATTATGGGAGAAGCAATATTAAAACATCAGCAAAAAGAACAAAAGGAGGACAAGATGCAAAGAGTTGGTCAAGGGTATGATGTTCATCAACTAGTAGAAGGGCGACCTTGTATACTAGGTGGTATAAAAATACCTTTTGAAAAAGGTCTTTCTGGTCATTCTGATGCAGATGTTTTAATCCATGCGATTATTGATGCCCTGCTTGGAGCTGCGGGAAAAGGGGATATAGGACATTTATTTCCTGATACTAATCCAGTTTTTAAAGAAGTAAATTCTAGAGAATTACTAAAACAAGTTAGCGAACTATTAAGGGTTGAAAAATTTGCTATCATCAATATAGATGCGACAATTTTAGCAGAAAAACCAAAAATGCAACCGTATTTAAAAGAAATGCAGAAAAATCTAGCATTTGATTGTCAAATAGATGCAGAACGTGTTAACGTAAAAGCGACGACATCCGAGAAAATGGGTTTTGTCGGGCGTCAAGAAGGTATCGCAGCAATGGCTATTTGTCTACTTGAAAAAAATACTATTCAGAAATGAGGAAATAATCATGACAAAAAAAGTTCGTGTACGCTATGCACCAAGTCCAACAGGTAATTTACACATCGGGAATGCTCGGACAGCTTTGTTTAATTATTTATTTGCCAAACATAACAATGGAGACTTTATTATAAGAATTGAAGATACTGACCAAAAGCGCAATATCGAAAATGGTGAAAAAAGCCAATTGGAAAATTTGAAATGGTTAGGTATGGATTGGGATGAAAGTCCTGATAAACCCGGCAAATATGGTCCATATAGACAATCTGAAAGACGATCTACTTATGATCCACTGGTTGAACAATTATTATTAGGCAGTCGCGCTTACAAATGTTACTGTTCTGAAGAAGAATTAGAAGCAGAACGCGATGCACAACGTGCTCGTGGAGAAATGCCTCATTATAGTGGGAGCTGTGCTAACTTATCTTCAAAAGAGCAACAAGCTAAAGAGACTGAAGGGATCGAACCTGTTATCCGTTTCAGAGTTTCACCAGAAAATACTTATAGCTTCGAAGATATGGTGAAAGGTACGATTACTTTTGAAGCAAGTAGTGTAGGTGGAGATTTTGTTATTGCTAAACGTGATGGTATGCCAACATACAATTTCGCAGTAGCAGTAGACGATCATTATATGGAAATTACGCATGTATTACGTGGCGATGATCACATTGCTAATACGCCAAAACAATTGATGATTTATGAAGCATTTGGTTGGAAGGCGCCAACTTTTGGACACATGACGTTAATTGTTAATAGTGAAACAGGAAAGAAATTAAGTAAACGTGATGAAAGTATCCTACAATTTATTGAACAGTACCGTGATTTGGGCTATTTACCAGCAGCAATGTTTAACTTTATTGCTTTACTTGGTTGGTCACCAGTTGGCGAAGACGAAATCTTTGATCAAGAAAACTTTATAAAAATGTTTAATCCAGACCGTTTGAGCAAATCACCAGCAGCATTTGATCCTAAAAAACTAGATTGGATCAACAATCAATACATGAAACAAACTGATTTAGAAACAGTAACGAAGTTAGCTATGCCTCATTTAATCAAAGCAGGTTATGTAGAAGAAAACCTGTCAGCTGACAAGAAAGAATGGGTTCAAAGAGTCATTGGGCTGTACCATGAACAAATGAGTTATGGTGCTGAAATCACAACATTGGCTAGCTTATTCTTTACAGAAACGCCAGAATTGGACGAAGCAGCAAAAGAAATATTAGCTGGAGAAACCGTTCCTGAAGTTCTTAATGCATTTGATAAAGTCATGACGGAACTAGAAACATTTGATGCGGTTAGTATTAAAGCCGGAATTAAATCCATTCAAAAGGAAACAGGAATCAAAGGGAAAAATCTCTTCATGCCAATCAGAGTAGCAGTGACTGGACAAGTTCACGGACCTGAGTTACCTGAAACAATTGAATTGCTTGGTCGCGAAAAAACTAAAGCACATTTACAGACAGCTATTTCCCATTTATAAATAGCAAGATTAGTAAAAATAATTGAATAAAAAAAACTGTGACGAGAAAGAGTAACGTTTAAAAAATCTAAAGAGAGTCTGTGGTGGTGTAAACAGACATTTTTTTAAACGTGAAGTGCCTCTCTGAGTTGTGATATTGAAAGAAGAGTAGGTATCAACCGGTAGCAACCGTTAATTTGTCTAAAATAATTCTGTAAATAATCTGATTTTATTTATAGAGATAGAAATTAAAAAAAGTGGAACAACGCTAACAGCGTCTTTTATAAAAATAAAAGGCGCTGTTTTATTTTCAGATGTAATTTACTCGAACGAGTGGAGGGATATAGTGAAACGAATGAGAGAAGATCTTAAAACAATCAAACAAAAAGATCTTTCTGTTAAAAGTACACTTGAAATCATTTTAACTTATCCTAGCTTCTATGCCATTCTATCCCATCGTGTAGCTCATAAATTATACTTGAATCATTTCTATTTGATTGCTCGCATAATTGCTAATTTTTCCCGGTTTTTAACTGGAATTGAAATTCATCCAGGAGCTGTTATTGGCAGAAGATTGTTTATTGATCACGGGATGGGTGTGGTAGTGGGAGAAACAGCTACTATAGGCGATGATGTAGTCATGTTTCATGGCGTGACGTTAGGCGGAACAGGCAAGGATGAAGGTAAAAGGCACCCGACTATCGGAAACAATGTCTTATTGTCTGCTCATGTCCAAGTAATTGGGCCAATCACTATCGGTGATGATACTAAAATTGGTGCTTCAGCTGTAGTGTTAAAATCTATTCCAGCAGGAGTAACAGCAGTCGGGATACCAGCTGAGATAGTACGGATACACAACAAAAAATAAGATTAAATGACTTATGGTCGTTCTAAAGTGAGGAGCTTAACGGTGATAAAAATATATAATACCCTAACAAGAGAAAAAGAGATTTTTACTCCAATAGAACCCGGGAAAGTAAAAATGTATGTTTGTGGTCCAACAGTGTATAATTACATTCACATTGGCAATGCTCGTAGCACAGTTGCATTTGATACGGTAAGACGATATTTAGAATACCGAAATTATGAAGTGAATTTTGTCTCTAATTTTACGGATGTAGATGACAAAATTATTCGTGCGGCTAAAGAACTTAACATGACGGCTCCGGAAGTGGCTGATCGGTTTATTGAGGCTTATTATAATGACACGAAAGCATTAGGTGTTGGAAAAGCAACAGCTAATCCACGTGTCATGGAAAACATTCCCGAAATAGTAGATTTTATAAAAGTTCTAATTGAAAAAGGATACGCTTATGCCGTTGACGGAGATGTGTATTATAGAACGCGAAAATTCAAAAAATATGGGCAATTAAGTGGTATTTCTATTGATGAATTAGAAGTGGGAGCTAGCAACCGAACAGAATCTAGTGAGAATGAAAAGAAGGAAGATCCTTTAGATTTTGCTTTATGGAAAGCGATCAAGGCAGATGAAATTAATTGGAAATCACCGTGGGGCCCAGGCCGACCAGGTTGGCATATTGAATGTTCAGTAATGGCAACTAAATACCTAGGAGACACCATTGATATCCATGCTGGAGGACAAGATTTATCTTTTCCACATCATGAAAATGAAATAGCCCAAAGTGAGGCTAAGACAGGCCAAACATTTGCTAATTATTGGATGCATAATGGATTTGTGACAATGGATAATGAAAAAATGAGTAAATCTCTTGGGAATTTTGTCTTAGTACATGATATGATTGAGAAAGTTGACCCACAAATTCTACGATTCTTCATGGCTACTACACAATACAGACGACCTATCAGTTACAATGAAGCAACGATTGAAGATGCTAAGACAAACTTAAATAAATTAAGAAGAGCATATGAAAATAGTTCTTACCGTTTAACCGATGCGTTAGAAGAATTACCTGACGACTCAAATTATTTAAATCAACTGACAACTTTAAAAAATCAGTTCATCGAAGAAATGGATGATGATTTTAATTCAGCTAATGGCATTACGGTCATTTATGAAATAGCAAAAATAATGAATATCTATAATGAACAGAATAAAGTTTCAGGAAAAGTTTTAACAGCGATGCTTTCTCAATTTAAAGAATTGATGCAAATTTTTGGAATCACTTTTGATACGAAAGAATTAGAGGATGCTAAAATTGAAGAATTAATCGAAGAAAGAAATGCTGCACGATTGAATAAGAATTTTAAAAGAAGCGATGAAATTAGAGATCAATTAAAGACGGAAGGAATTATTTTAGATGATACCCCACAAGGAACAAGATGGCGAAGAGAATAATAAAGAAATAGTAGAAAAAGATTGGTCGCTTTTGAATGGACTAGCGTTAGCGTATGTAGGAGATGCGATTTATGAAATATATATCCGCGAGCACTTAGTTCAAATTGGGTATACACGGCCGAATCAATTGCATAAAACAGCCACTAAGTATGTCTCAGCTAAAGCACAAAATATGTTGATGCATGAGATGTTAGAAGAGGAAAATCTCTTAACCGAAAAAGAAATAGAGATGTATAAACGTGGTAGAAATGCCAAAAGCCATACTACAGCAAAAAATGCAGATATTATAACTTATCGTACCTCAACAGGATTTGAAGCGCTGATGGGTTACTTGCATTTATCAAAGCAAACAAAACGAATGGAAGAGTTAATCAGCTGGTGTATTAACACTATGGAGGTAAAAAATAATGTCCAAAGATAAGCATGCATTTAACAAACAAAAACCGAATCAAAAAAGACAGCCTAAATCTGATAGAGATCGAAGAGATGAGACTTCTCCTGCTGAACTAGTGGATAAAGAAGAACAACAACAAGACTTAGTTGCCGGTCGACTTCCAGCAATAGAAGTATTAAAATCCGAACGAGATATCAATAAAGTATTTATTCAAGAAGGTTTAAGTGGATCTAAAATGAATGAAATTCAACAACTGTCAAAAAAAAGAAATATTCAAATTTCATATGTACCTAAAACGAAATTAGATCGATTAGTAGAAGGCGTAACCCATCAAGGGGTGGTAATTGCTGCTGCTGCTTTCCAATATGCAACCATCGATGACTTATTTGATGTTGCTGCTGCAAAAGGAGAGGATCCATTTTTCATTATTTTAGATGGAGTAGAAGATCCACATAATCTCGGTTCAATTATGCGTACCGCTGATGCGAGTGGCGCACATGGGATTATTATTCCCAAAAGACGAGCTGTTGGTCTAACAGCAACAGTTGCTAAGGCTTCAACTGGAGCAATAGAACATGTTCCTGTAGCACGCGTAACTAATTTAACTCAAACAATCAACGACTTAAAAGAACGAGGAATTTGGTTCTATGGAACGGATATGGAAGGCCAAGATTACCGCAGATGGGAAACAAGCATGCCGTTAGCATTGGTAATCGGAAACGAAGGAAAAGGGATTACTCGATTGGTGAAAGAACAAATGGATGGGATGTTAACTATTCCTATGACAGGTCACGTCCAGAGTTTAAACGCCAGCGTTGCTGCTAGTTTATTGATGTATGAAGTCTTCAGAGGACGGCACAAAATTTAAATGAGAAAATAATGAGGGAGGGGGGGGCTAAATTTCATGAAAAAAGAATTGTTAATTATTGACGGATATAATATGATAGGTTCGTGGCCAGAATTAGTGAAATTAAAAGATAAAGATGAGATGGAAGACGCTAGAGAATTGCTGCTTCATGAACTATCAAATTATCAACAATATGCGGGAATTGAAATCCGTGTGATATTTGATGCCCAACTTGTCCCTGGAATCCAAAAGTCGTATAAAAAATATACATTAACCGTTGTTTTCACGAAAGAAGGAGAAACAGCGGATAGTTATATTGAACGTATAATTGGAGAAGAGAATTTATTGGTTACTCAAGTCACGGTTGCAACGAGCGATCTCGCAGAACAGTGGTTGGTCTTTCAAAAAGGAGCCTTGCGTAAGTCTGCTAATGAATTATACAAAGATTTACAATTGGCTAAAAAAGCTATTACTTCAGATGCAAAAGAATACCATTTTCAACAATATCGGCGCAATTCTCCATGGAACCGCCTTCAACTAGATGAACTGGAAAAATTGAGAGATGATTTGACTAAAAGATAAATGAGGGTGTCTCATTTTTTTAGAAACTTTCGAGAATAGTAGACTCAAGTATATATTTTAGTCAAAGACATCAATCATTGTTACTAAGCCTTTTTCACGCCATGTGTGGGCTTATTTTTTATGCTTGAATACGTAATTGAATACGTAAAATTTAAAAATTCATATACGAAGCGAATTTCTCAACGGTTTCTTCTTTTGCTTTTTCAGTAATATGAGCGTAAATATTTAATGTAGTTTGCACGTCTGAATGGCCTAATCGTTCTTGCACTTCTTTGATACTTGCTCCAGCTTCAAACAAAAGAACGCAACTTGTGTGCCTTATGCCATGAGTTGTTATTTTTTTTAGATCATAAGCTTTGATGACTTTATTTATTTGGTTAGTGGTATCAGTGGACTGGATATAGTCATTATTTTTTGTAGTGAACATAGGCTGTTTACTGTGGTTAGTATTGAAGCCTAACTTCAAATAATCAGTCGCTTGTTGACTTTTCCACTCTCTTAATACATTCATAGTCACATTATCGAGTAACAGCACACGCACGCTTGTTTTAGTCTTAGGTGGCTGAACAATGAGCTTCTTGTTTTCTCCTCTAGTTAAAGCTTTAGAAATAGATACAGTATTGTTTTTAAAGTCTATGTCGCTCCAAAGCAAGGCCAGTGCCTCACCTTTACGCATTCCAGAAAATGCCAGCAATCGAAAGAAAGTATACCATCTGCCATATAGTTCTTTTTTAGCACATTCAAGAAATAGCTGTAATTCATCTTTAGTATAAAAGTTATCAACTTTAGTCTTATTAAAATCTTCTTTACGTCTAGGAGTTGTTATGCGCTGCATGGGGTTAAACTCAACCATGCCAATATTCATAGCGTACTCTAATACTCTACTTACATAGTTTTTTAAACTACCATATTTAGTAAGTCGCTTGCTCCAATCATTCACAGTGGTTTGACAAAATTTAACAGTTATCTTATCCACTTTATGAGAACCGAAAGCGGGCAAAATATGGTTAATAAATAATTCTTTAGTTTTAACAAACGTGCTTTCTCTAACAGTATTCTTATAGGCTGAATCAAGCCAAAGTTGATAGACCTCTTCAAATGTATCAATAGAAACCTTTTTAAAGCCATTCTTTTCAATCTCGACCTCTAATCTTGCTAGAGTGAGCTTAGCTTCTTTGTAGCTAATAAAACCTCTTCTAGTAGTTCTTTTCTGTTTGCCAGTCATTGGATCAGTACCTAAATAAGTGTTAAACATCCAGGCGGTTGAACCGTCTTTTTTTGTGTATTTTTTTATTGTTGCCATGTTTTTTTCTCCTTTTATGTGGGTGCATATAAAGGATATAAAGTTTTTTAAATAATTTTAAATATTATCAATAATAAAGTTAATACGTTTATTTAGCTGTTCTTTGATTTCTTCCTTACTATATAAAGATATTTCTGAATCGTTTAGGCTATAAGCATTTAACAATGAAACTGTTGCAGCTAAAAAACGAATTAGTTTAGGATCTTCACTTCCTTTAGTTTCGTGAATTCTAGAATACAAAAGAGCTTCATCAAGTAAAGATATTGATTCTTTGTAATAAGTTTCATTAGAAGGGTTATTTAAAAAATATAATAAACTTTCTCTATAATTTTCTGATTGATTCTTAGCTACTTCTTTATTATTTTTAGTTAATTTTTCTTTATCAGCTTCTGTAAGATTATTCCAATTTACAACACTACCTTCTACTAAAAAACTTATCGTAACGTTTAGATTCTCGCTAATCTTTTTTATAGTTTCAATACTAGGGTTTCTTTTGTTCGATTCTAACTCGCTCATATATGATTTTGATATCCCTAAAACTTTTGCTAATTCTTTTTGAGTCATACCACGATTTTTTCTTAAAGTTTTGATATTATCGCCAACTGACATTATTTATCACCTCTTTTTATTATAACTATAATTAGAGTATAATATATCGATTCACTAATGTCGAATGTTTTCTAATGATATCAAAACTAATCAATAAAATTATTCACTAACGTCGAACAATCTTGTTGACTTCATTTAACACCTGTGAGATAATGAAATTAAGAAGTCGACGATAGCGATTATTTTTTTGATCTTCTTAATCGACAATAGCGAATTAAAAGGAGGTGAAGAGAATGGAAAATCAAGTTTTTGGAATGTTTTCTAAAGAACTAGAAAAACAAATTATAGATACTGTAACTAAAGTAATTATGAGCACTGCAGCAGATACTAAAGTAAACAGTGGTAAACGGTACTTTAAGAAAAAAGATTTCTGTACGGAGGTATGTATTAGCTATAACACACTTTCTGCATGGATTGATAATGGTTTAAAAGTTATACAAATTGATGGAATCTCTTTAATAGACATGCAAGACGCAGTTCAGTTTTTAAACAAGCATAAGATATAAAAAATGGTGTGGGTGCACCGCTAAAGAAGTATAAATTAAAGTAGAAGAATTCAAAAAGATTGATGCACAAAGGTAATCATTAATAAAAATAAAATATAAAAAGGGGAAATATAAAAATGAAAAATGAAAACGTGAGTATTGAAAGCCTGAGTATTCAATTATTAGATTTAGTTACGGAAGTAGAAAAAATTAAGACAGGTATCTTTTTCGTAAATGATGTTGTTGAGGGTTTAGACACACAAAACGATAATTTCAAGAAATCAAATTCATTAATTGATCTAAACATTTTGCAGCATGAAGTTTCTAGAATTTTGCCGCATATTGTTTCTTTTACGGCAAACGCAATTGTTGATTCAGAGAAAACTATTGGTAAGTTATGTAAGATTTCTGATGAAGTTGAGGACTTAGAAAGAGAACAAAAAAACAGCCTTGAGTGAGTTCATAGCTCAATCAAAGCAGAGTAAAAAAGTTGGTATTTAGTTATCTAATCTATGACTAACTATAACACAAAACCAACCTAAAAGCTACAGTAAAGGGGTTTTGACGATGGAAATGCTAAAAATAATAACAGGCCAACACAAAGAAGACACAAAAAACGTTGTCACTTTATTAAACCAGATGACAAAAACAATTAACTACCATAACATTTTGCTAGAGAAAGAACATTTAGAAACAGAAAGAACCTTGAAAGTAAAAGAGGTGGTAAATAGATGAGTGCAGCTATACAGACTATTGAAGATTTTAGAATCCTAATGAAAGAAGAAAAAGAATTATATGATCGTTTAAACGCAATCAATGAAGAAATTGCTTCTTTCAATAATAAAATTATTTTACGCAATGAAAAAACAACAGATGAAATTGTAAAAATCATGAGAAAAAAAACGGGGTGCTTTAGTTGAATGAAGAAATTAACCTGTTGAATGAAGCACTAGCAATAGCAAAATTAGGTTTCCCTGTTTTCCCATTGAGTTCTCGAAGCAAAATTCCAGTTGCAAAATCTAAAGGTTTTAAGGAATCCACGACAAATGAAGAAGAAATTTATAACATGTTTACAGAAAACGAGCAAGCAAACATAGGTTTATCAATGGCGGGTATTAACTACTTTGTACTGGATATAGATACGCATGGAAAAAACAAGCGTGAGGGCATAGAATCGCTTGAGAAGTTACTGGGTGACAATATAAGCGATTTGCAAAACGTAGTAAGCTCAAAAACAGCGAATGGCGGCTTACATTTATTCTTTTCATATCCAGATAATTATGAGGTTAAACAACGCATAGGCTTTAGAAAATCATTAGATGTTATAAAAAACTTCGTAGTTGCTCCAGGCAGCGTTGTAAAAAGAAAAGATGGATCGTTTGGAACGTATGAAATAGAAAATGGCAACTTATCAGAAATAACCGAAGCTCCAGAATGGCTACTTGATTTAATAACAGCCAAAGAACAGCCAATACAGTCTGAAATGGCTTATACAAACGATTTTAAGGGTTCAAACGAATACAAAGGTAAGTTAGTCCTATTGATAGAAGAAGTAGTACAAGGCGTTGAAAATGGAACTAGAAATCATTTTTTCGCAAGGGCGTTTGGAACGTTAATCAAGGCAAACATGAATCCTACCATTGCAGTTAATTTATGCAGGGATTGGAACGAAAACTACTGTAATCCTCCTTTAACAGATAAAGAATTATCAGACGTACTAAAAAGCATAACGAAAAGGGAGGGAGCTAAGAAATGAAAGAGGAAGAAGAAGATTTATTTAAAGACATAGCAAACGATGTTGAAAATATGAAAAAGACTAAAAAGAAAAAAGAAGTTAAAAAAACTCCGAAAACTCCAGAAGATTTAAAAAACTTATTAATAGATTTAGGCGATAAAGGAAGAGAATCAAAAGAGTATACGGTAGGAAAAGGTGAGAACGCAGAAACTAAGTACCCAAGGCTTATGCCTTTAGAAGTTGCATATGTCTTGAATGATATTTTCTTCTTTTGTTTGTTCAATATGGAGGAAGGTACAAGACTAGCAATATATATGAGGTTTGAAGGTATTTATACGCAAAACGAAACCATGATTAAACGATATATATCTTACGTTGAGCCTACTTTTACAGAAAGACAAGCCGAAGATGTAATTTACAAGATAGCTAATATCTCAGAGGTAAAAGAAAAAACTAATTCAAGGTATTTAATACCAGTAAATAATGGCGTGTTCAACTTAGAAACCAAGAAACTAGAAAAATTCACATCAGATTATGTTTTTACTTCAAAGATTGCTACAGATTACAACGATAAAGCTACTCTACCAATTTTCGAGGGTTGGAACGTTGAACAATGGCTTAAAGATTTATCTAACGGAGAAGAAGATTTAAACACACTCTTATGGCAGGTTATCAGCTCGGCAATGAACGGTAATTTTTCAAGAAAAAAATCAATATGGTTATACGGAGAGGGAAATACGGGTAAAGGAACTTTTCAAGAATTAATAACAAACATGGTAGGTAGAAATAATATCGCTACATTGAAAGTGAACCAGTTTTCGGAACGTTTTGCCCTGCCTTTACTAGAGGGTAAGACGTGCGTAATTGGAGATGATGTACCCGCTCACGTTTATATTGATGATTCTAGTAACTTCAACAGTACGGTCACAGGCGACCCTGTAAGAATTGAGCAAAAGAACAAAGCAGCATATTCAACAGTTTTTAATATGACTGTTATCCAGTCTACTAATGGTTTGCCACGGGTTCATAATACGACCGAGGGAACATATAAACGATTTTTAATTGTTCAATTTAAGCAGGCATTTAAGGGAGAGGGAGATAATTGGAGCATTAAGAACGATTATATAAAAAGAAAAGACGTGCTT
Encoded proteins:
- a CDS encoding DNA primase family protein, with product MKEEEEDLFKDIANDVENMKKTKKKKEVKKTPKTPEDLKNLLIDLGDKGRESKEYTVGKGENAETKYPRLMPLEVAYVLNDIFFFCLFNMEEGTRLAIYMRFEGIYTQNETMIKRYISYVEPTFTERQAEDVIYKIANISEVKEKTNSRYLIPVNNGVFNLETKKLEKFTSDYVFTSKIATDYNDKATLPIFEGWNVEQWLKDLSNGEEDLNTLLWQVISSAMNGNFSRKKSIWLYGEGNTGKGTFQELITNMVGRNNIATLKVNQFSERFALPLLEGKTCVIGDDVPAHVYIDDSSNFNSTVTGDPVRIEQKNKAAYSTVFNMTVIQSTNGLPRVHNTTEGTYKRFLIVQFKQAFKGEGDNWSIKNDYIKRKDVLEYVLQKAINIDFEKFILPASSEQLMNQYKIDNDPIRDFKVSVFDQFTSTRIPLYLLYQYYLDFCEENKYKYMTSRNFINSLERVLDTDWEKKKSKVGNFFNEKYLPLQMEKNTKIEAPEKDKTYACLVNTRIELAS